One window of Chroococcidiopsis sp. TS-821 genomic DNA carries:
- a CDS encoding type II toxin-antitoxin system HicA family toxin, with translation MKVREVIKLIEADGWVLVRTRGSHRQYHHSNKPGTVTIPGKPSDDLSPGLLNSILRQAGLKG, from the coding sequence TTGAAGGTACGTGAGGTCATCAAGCTGATAGAAGCTGATGGTTGGGTACTAGTACGTACCAGAGGTAGTCACCGACAGTACCACCATTCAAATAAGCCTGGGACGGTCACGATACCTGGAAAGCCATCTGATGATTTATCCCCTGGATTGCTCAACAGTATTTTGAGACAAGCTGGATTAAAAGGTTGA
- a CDS encoding type II toxin-antitoxin system HicB family antitoxin — protein MKYAIVIEKAESNYGAYVPDLPGCVATGQTVEETLEQIQEAIAFHLEGMLLHGEVIPEPTSLCQYVDVQAPSVEQAAGTSTRVIS, from the coding sequence ATGAAATACGCAATCGTGATTGAAAAAGCAGAGAGTAACTACGGGGCTTACGTTCCTGATTTACCTGGATGTGTAGCGACAGGTCAAACCGTAGAGGAGACTTTAGAGCAGATACAAGAGGCGATCGCATTTCATTTGGAGGGAATGCTGCTGCATGGTGAGGTCATTCCTGAGCCTACTAGCTTATGCCAATACGTAGATGTTCAAGCACCATCGGTTGAGCAAGCTGCTGGTACGTCAACAAGGGTAATCTCTTAG
- a CDS encoding SRPBCC family protein, which produces MTQDYNPNLEVELSNTSATTALLQAVEVQTERLAERYRRISARIQIPHEIEQVWQVLTDYETLADFIPNLARSQRLEHPTGGIRLEQVGTQRLLNFNFSARVILDLEEKFPQKIDFQMVEGDFKDFSGSWCLEPYCLAERVGTNLEYIVCVLPKRTMPVSIIERRLSKDMQINLVAIRQRVAEVFS; this is translated from the coding sequence GTGACTCAAGACTACAACCCTAATTTAGAAGTAGAATTGTCTAATACCTCTGCAACGACTGCGCTGTTACAGGCAGTAGAAGTCCAAACTGAGCGCTTAGCTGAGCGATATCGCCGTATTTCTGCACGCATCCAAATTCCTCATGAAATCGAGCAAGTATGGCAAGTCCTCACCGACTATGAGACGTTAGCTGACTTTATCCCGAACCTGGCTCGCAGTCAGCGCCTTGAACATCCCACAGGTGGTATCCGCTTGGAACAAGTCGGCACTCAGCGTTTACTGAATTTCAATTTCTCTGCACGCGTCATCCTTGACTTAGAAGAGAAGTTTCCGCAAAAAATTGATTTTCAGATGGTTGAGGGTGACTTTAAGGATTTTTCTGGTAGCTGGTGCTTAGAGCCGTACTGTTTAGCCGAGCGCGTTGGAACAAATTTAGAATATATCGTTTGTGTTTTACCAAAGCGTACTATGCCTGTCTCGATTATAGAGCGCCGCCTTAGTAAAGATATGCAAATAAACTTAGTTGCTATTCGTCAGCGCGTAGCAGAAGTCTTTAGCTAA
- a CDS encoding GAF domain-containing sensor histidine kinase yields MQHQQESAHLGYQINQIILNACDDQTRLREIAQILGEAFQVDWCTIIVMTSPQHTSAQAVGHWCANRDITLPLQPLLLSLQQLTLAYAESQKFAFDNVQATPAQELTVQLPLEVGAILGVPLWYDGKISGVVSFLRAQPHCWSEEEIESALAVATSVAIAIAQITQNRLIASLQQQVETSAQYQTLINQITMASRSSLDLNQIFQLALSRTAQALKIERGFIITLKYTDLRFKVRQQQNKVPKATATVACEWQCSNSEVNNYIRTRQFSISESWLCQQALLNFPQPIVINNQEDLSQLNLAQETHPIFDFQAWPALAMLPLENQGMVLGFIVLQHSCPHPWQADELALLELVGTQVSTAIIQSQTLRQVQSLVDERTAQLQRSLEVQAKLYEKTRQQIDQLRQLNQLKDEFVSTMNHELRTPLTSMSLAIRMLRQPGISAERQAKYLDILEQQCSQEINLINDLLKLQELESHKALLNVESVNLTAQLQNIARSFEDKWTEKGLTFVVDMPKTPLVLQTDAESLNRILQELLTNAGKYSEPNSRIDIQVRHYNDQIVLQIKNRGSGISAEDVAHIFDKFRRGKGVTQQAIQGTGLGLALVKCLVQHINGAIAVSSTTSDGSSEVCFKLTLPLTFDQAQT; encoded by the coding sequence ATGCAGCACCAGCAAGAATCCGCCCATCTGGGGTATCAAATCAATCAAATTATCTTAAATGCTTGTGATGACCAAACACGCCTACGCGAAATAGCACAGATCCTTGGAGAAGCTTTCCAGGTAGACTGGTGCACGATTATTGTTATGACATCACCGCAGCACACCTCTGCTCAAGCGGTGGGTCATTGGTGTGCGAATAGGGACATCACACTTCCCCTACAACCTTTATTGCTTTCGCTACAACAACTCACACTTGCATACGCAGAGTCTCAGAAGTTTGCATTTGATAATGTGCAGGCGACTCCCGCTCAGGAGTTAACTGTACAGTTGCCACTAGAGGTAGGAGCTATTTTGGGGGTTCCGCTATGGTACGACGGGAAAATCAGCGGAGTTGTCAGTTTTCTACGCGCACAGCCTCATTGTTGGAGTGAGGAAGAAATAGAAAGCGCCTTGGCTGTGGCGACATCTGTGGCGATCGCCATTGCTCAAATTACCCAAAATCGGTTGATCGCTTCTTTGCAGCAGCAAGTCGAGACTTCAGCGCAATATCAAACATTGATCAACCAGATAACAATGGCTAGCCGTAGTTCTTTAGACTTAAATCAAATTTTTCAGCTAGCACTCTCTCGCACAGCACAAGCACTCAAAATCGAGCGCGGCTTCATCATTACCCTAAAATACACCGATCTTCGCTTCAAAGTACGCCAGCAGCAGAATAAAGTACCTAAAGCAACAGCTACAGTTGCTTGCGAATGGCAGTGTTCTAACTCAGAAGTTAATAATTATATTCGTACCCGCCAATTTTCAATCTCTGAAAGTTGGTTATGTCAGCAAGCACTCCTCAACTTCCCTCAACCTATTGTTATTAACAACCAGGAAGATTTATCTCAACTTAACTTAGCGCAAGAAACTCATCCGATTTTTGATTTTCAAGCTTGGCCTGCTTTAGCCATGCTTCCGCTAGAAAATCAAGGCATGGTGTTGGGATTTATTGTACTACAACATTCTTGCCCTCATCCTTGGCAAGCTGATGAGCTAGCTTTACTCGAACTCGTCGGGACTCAAGTCAGTACGGCGATTATTCAAAGTCAGACTTTGCGGCAAGTGCAATCTTTAGTAGACGAACGCACAGCACAACTACAGCGCAGCCTAGAAGTCCAAGCTAAACTCTACGAAAAAACACGCCAGCAAATCGATCAGCTACGACAACTCAATCAGTTGAAAGACGAATTCGTAAGTACGATGAATCACGAACTGCGGACACCACTGACAAGCATGAGCCTCGCAATTCGGATGCTACGTCAACCGGGAATATCTGCAGAGCGACAAGCTAAGTATTTAGATATTCTAGAGCAGCAGTGTTCGCAAGAGATCAATCTGATCAACGATCTCCTGAAGCTCCAAGAACTCGAGTCGCATAAAGCACTTTTAAACGTAGAATCTGTTAATCTCACCGCGCAACTGCAGAATATAGCTCGTTCGTTTGAAGACAAATGGACGGAAAAAGGACTGACTTTTGTTGTCGATATGCCAAAAACGCCTTTAGTCTTACAAACGGATGCAGAAAGTTTGAATCGCATTCTTCAAGAACTATTGACGAATGCTGGTAAATATTCCGAACCTAACTCTAGGATTGATATTCAAGTCCGACACTACAACGATCAAATTGTTTTGCAAATTAAAAATCGCGGTTCTGGGATTTCAGCCGAAGACGTCGCGCATATCTTTGATAAATTTCGTCGCGGTAAGGGTGTAACTCAACAGGCGATTCAAGGCACTGGATTGGGTTTAGCTTTGGTAAAGTGTTTAGTACAACACATCAACGGTGCGATCGCTGTTTCTAGTACGACAAGTGATGGCAGTAGTGAAGTTTGTTTTAAACTTACGCTACCCTTAACTTTTGACCAAGCTCAAACTTAG
- a CDS encoding HNH endonuclease: MIASQVLEQSVVVFSKNYLPISKINVRRAIQLLIAGKAEALDLTQESWLVRSPSMVLVVPAYIRLTVTSVERIWKVPPVNRREVLRRDNYTCQYCGSHKHLTLDHVIPVSRGGLHTWDNVVTACERCNQRKSDRTPIEASMPLHTKPKAPMHPTVAFAEQFWRSEPFPPEIGGTSKHNAETNIS; encoded by the coding sequence ATGATCGCAAGTCAAGTATTAGAGCAATCGGTGGTTGTATTTTCGAAAAATTACCTGCCGATCAGTAAAATCAATGTACGACGCGCTATTCAATTGTTGATTGCAGGTAAAGCGGAAGCACTCGATTTGACTCAAGAAAGCTGGTTGGTGCGATCGCCGAGTATGGTGCTTGTCGTTCCAGCATATATTCGGTTAACCGTCACAAGTGTCGAACGGATTTGGAAAGTTCCACCAGTCAATCGACGCGAAGTCTTGCGGCGCGATAACTATACTTGTCAATACTGCGGTAGCCATAAACATTTGACGCTCGATCATGTCATTCCCGTGTCGAGAGGTGGTTTACACACCTGGGATAACGTCGTCACAGCTTGCGAACGGTGTAACCAACGCAAAAGCGATCGCACTCCGATTGAAGCAAGTATGCCCTTACACACCAAACCAAAAGCCCCGATGCATCCCACAGTGGCTTTTGCCGAGCAGTTTTGGCGATCCGAGCCATTTCCACCTGAAATAGGAGGAACTTCAAAGCACAATGCTGAAACTAACATATCTTAA
- a CDS encoding alr0857 family protein yields the protein MLKLTYLNNGFDLEHLTQPLEEWVAFRVILALSVGQHVSVEPSTASFLLPADLPGLNSLAVEAQRLGEDIMTVCACDAEYIEVSLYGTWLAVNSETEEGIFVTNLYYVVEFLLFKLWQAAQVGATVVGE from the coding sequence ATGCTGAAACTAACATATCTTAATAATGGCTTCGATTTAGAGCATTTAACGCAACCATTAGAGGAATGGGTCGCATTCCGAGTTATTTTGGCACTGAGCGTAGGTCAGCACGTCAGTGTCGAACCTAGCACGGCTTCATTTTTATTACCCGCTGATTTACCAGGATTAAATTCACTTGCAGTCGAGGCACAACGCTTAGGCGAGGATATCATGACAGTGTGTGCTTGTGACGCAGAGTATATCGAAGTTTCCCTGTACGGAACTTGGCTTGCAGTCAACAGCGAAACGGAAGAAGGTATCTTTGTAACTAATCTGTATTATGTTGTTGAGTTTTTACTGTTTAAGCTATGGCAAGCAGCCCAAGTAGGTGCAACAGTAGTTGGCGAGTAA
- a CDS encoding RtcB family protein, whose amino-acid sequence MADIQSLKQISDTIWEIPISYKEGMRVPARIYGTEKLIQEMDDAVYDQVTNVATLPGITQYALCMPDGHFGYGFPIGGVAAMDVENGGVISPGGIGFDINCGMRLVVTNLTYDEVKPYIKKVVDRLYERVPAGVGSTGFVKISRDEFRKVVEQGAHWCIAHGYGWDEDLELTEENGCIAGADAAKISEKAIDRGFNQIGTLGSGNHYLEIQVAKKENIFDTELAAKMGITQPNQVVVMFHCGSRGFGHQVATDYLQVFLKVMESKYGIKILDRELACAPFNSPEGQAYFSAMKCGLNMSFANRQVILHRIREVFSEIFGRSAEELGMHMVYDVAHNTAKLEHHIVDGIERSLLVHRKGATRAFAPGMSGLPAKYQPIGQPVIIGGSMETGSYLLVGVPSGAQSFFSTAHGSGRTMSRTKARKTFRGEKLQKEMQTRGIYVRSTSWAGLAEEAGGAYKDVDEVIEAAELAGISKRVVRFTPIGNIKG is encoded by the coding sequence ATGGCTGATATTCAATCATTAAAACAAATTTCAGATACGATTTGGGAAATTCCAATTTCATATAAAGAAGGAATGCGCGTTCCAGCACGTATTTATGGAACGGAAAAATTAATTCAAGAAATGGACGACGCGGTTTATGACCAAGTCACTAATGTAGCAACACTTCCAGGAATAACTCAATATGCCTTGTGTATGCCAGATGGACACTTTGGCTACGGTTTCCCGATTGGTGGAGTTGCAGCAATGGATGTAGAAAATGGCGGTGTTATTTCTCCGGGAGGCATTGGGTTTGATATTAACTGTGGAATGCGCTTAGTAGTTACAAATCTGACATACGATGAGGTAAAACCATATATTAAAAAAGTTGTCGATCGCCTTTATGAGCGAGTTCCGGCTGGAGTGGGAAGCACTGGCTTCGTCAAAATATCGCGAGATGAATTTCGCAAAGTTGTTGAACAAGGTGCGCACTGGTGCATTGCTCATGGCTATGGTTGGGATGAAGATTTAGAACTCACAGAAGAAAACGGCTGCATTGCTGGTGCCGATGCTGCCAAAATTAGTGAAAAAGCAATTGATCGTGGTTTTAATCAAATTGGAACTTTAGGTTCGGGAAACCATTATTTAGAAATTCAAGTTGCTAAGAAAGAGAATATTTTCGATACCGAATTAGCAGCCAAAATGGGCATTACACAACCAAATCAAGTTGTTGTGATGTTCCACTGCGGAAGTCGTGGCTTTGGACATCAAGTTGCTACAGACTATTTGCAAGTGTTCCTCAAGGTGATGGAAAGCAAGTATGGCATTAAGATATTAGACCGCGAGTTAGCATGTGCGCCATTTAATTCACCAGAAGGACAAGCGTACTTTTCGGCAATGAAGTGTGGTTTAAATATGTCGTTTGCGAATCGTCAAGTGATTTTACACCGCATTCGCGAGGTTTTCTCAGAAATTTTTGGGCGTTCTGCCGAAGAGTTGGGAATGCATATGGTGTATGACGTTGCGCATAATACAGCTAAATTAGAACATCATATTGTCGATGGCATAGAGCGATCGCTTTTAGTTCATCGTAAAGGGGCAACTCGTGCATTTGCACCAGGAATGAGCGGTCTTCCTGCAAAGTACCAACCGATCGGTCAACCAGTGATTATCGGTGGCAGTATGGAAACAGGATCTTACTTACTTGTTGGCGTACCCAGTGGCGCCCAAAGTTTCTTTAGCACGGCACATGGAAGTGGACGCACCATGAGTCGAACTAAGGCGCGAAAAACATTTCGTGGGGAAAAACTGCAAAAAGAGATGCAAACGCGGGGTATTTACGTTCGCAGTACCTCGTGGGCTGGTTTAGCCGAAGAAGCTGGAGGTGCTTATAAAGATGTTGATGAAGTAATTGAAGCTGCAGAATTAGCAGGAATTAGCAAAAGAGTTGTGCGTTTTACACCTATTGGGAATATCAAAGGATAA
- a CDS encoding sulfotransferase domain-containing protein has protein sequence MYRSASTLQFQIVSQLVKETRIGQQVGWIDAQRFSEVRNSYQSCQQLKVVKVHQFTDAIGEEFNQNNAIGIYTFRDIRDVYVSMMQQQQKSFDAIWNWHGQDFIQTCLNNYKQWTSLPRVLVSRYENICQNIAEEVQRIAMHLGIDIDADKYQNIASLFTLEKQQNRIKKFREQLMQTPLNPDDHRALVDYHDEGSLLHINHITSAKTGIWQKHLAPNEIAKIETKVKDWCRNNMYDYIMFLQSI, from the coding sequence ATGTATCGTTCTGCTTCAACCCTGCAGTTTCAAATCGTCAGTCAGCTTGTTAAAGAGACTCGTATAGGTCAGCAAGTAGGATGGATAGATGCACAACGCTTTTCAGAGGTACGTAATTCGTATCAAAGTTGTCAACAATTAAAAGTTGTCAAAGTCCACCAATTTACAGATGCAATAGGCGAGGAGTTTAACCAAAACAATGCAATAGGTATCTATACATTCAGAGATATTCGAGATGTTTATGTATCAATGATGCAGCAGCAACAGAAATCTTTTGATGCTATTTGGAATTGGCACGGGCAAGACTTTATTCAAACTTGTCTAAATAATTACAAACAGTGGACAAGTTTACCAAGAGTTCTTGTTTCTCGCTATGAAAATATTTGTCAAAACATAGCAGAAGAAGTTCAGCGTATTGCTATGCACCTTGGCATTGACATTGACGCAGATAAATATCAAAACATAGCATCACTTTTTACACTAGAAAAACAACAAAACCGAATCAAAAAATTTCGAGAGCAATTAATGCAAACCCCTCTGAATCCTGACGACCATAGAGCACTGGTCGATTATCATGATGAAGGTAGTTTGTTACACATAAACCATATTACTTCCGCTAAAACAGGTATATGGCAAAAGCATTTAGCTCCAAACGAAATAGCTAAGATTGAAACTAAAGTCAAAGATTGGTGCAGAAATAACATGTACGATTACATTATGTTTTTACAGTCAATATAG
- a CDS encoding GTP-binding protein, whose product MQTRTPLTVITGSLGSGKTTLLRHILSSIPQKIAILMNEFGEIAIDTKIIQGKNVAMADLGGGCVCCSLLGEFEAAVDEIIDTVNPDIIVVETTGVAEPDALVFDIQESLTKVRLDGVITVVDADAMVKYPSIGHTTRMQIEAADIILLNKVDLVTEEQLQAIEAKLQSFNEVAEIVRTQRCQVDLDLLFGIARERLQPEPHHVHQPEFESFSYTTQAILKRECFEGFADKLLEKDVYRAKGFIRFTDRVYLFNFVAGRWELEPFDRDATELVFIGKQVKKYQQEIIDHLKKCEQ is encoded by the coding sequence ATGCAGACACGCACGCCACTCACAGTTATTACAGGTTCTCTTGGTAGCGGTAAGACAACATTGCTGCGTCATATTCTCAGTTCAATTCCTCAAAAAATTGCTATTTTGATGAACGAATTTGGCGAAATTGCGATTGATACCAAGATTATTCAAGGGAAAAATGTCGCAATGGCGGATTTGGGTGGTGGCTGTGTTTGTTGTTCGCTACTCGGAGAATTTGAAGCAGCAGTTGATGAAATCATTGACACAGTAAACCCAGATATTATTGTGGTAGAAACAACAGGTGTAGCAGAACCTGACGCGTTAGTATTTGATATTCAAGAAAGTTTAACTAAAGTTCGGTTAGATGGTGTAATTACTGTTGTTGATGCTGATGCAATGGTGAAATATCCAAGTATTGGTCACACGACACGAATGCAGATTGAAGCCGCAGATATAATTTTACTCAATAAAGTTGATTTAGTAACAGAAGAGCAATTGCAAGCAATTGAAGCAAAGTTACAATCGTTTAATGAAGTTGCTGAGATTGTACGAACTCAACGCTGTCAAGTTGATCTAGATTTACTATTTGGAATTGCAAGGGAGCGACTCCAGCCAGAGCCACATCACGTTCATCAACCTGAATTTGAGTCGTTTAGTTATACAACACAGGCTATCTTAAAAAGAGAATGTTTTGAGGGTTTTGCTGATAAATTGCTAGAAAAAGATGTGTATCGGGCAAAAGGATTTATAAGGTTTACCGATCGAGTTTATTTATTTAATTTTGTGGCTGGAAGATGGGAGTTAGAACCGTTTGATCGAGATGCTACCGAGTTAGTTTTTATTGGTAAACAGGTCAAAAAATATCAACAAGAAATTATCGATCATTTAAAAAAGTGCGAGCAGTAA
- a CDS encoding archease yields the protein MPYEYLEDLAIADIAFRAWGESLEELFIAAGDATINTMIDNIDAIALQETRTFHLENDSLDMLLFNFLQEFIYYKDSELLLLRPQQVKLEEKSEIYHLQAVTQGEKLDPKKHHQRVDVKAVTLHRFQLEKTANGWQAIVILDI from the coding sequence ATGCCTTATGAATATTTGGAAGATCTTGCGATCGCAGACATTGCTTTTCGAGCTTGGGGAGAAAGCTTAGAAGAATTATTCATCGCAGCAGGTGATGCAACGATTAATACAATGATTGATAATATTGATGCGATCGCACTTCAAGAAACTCGCACATTCCACTTGGAGAATGACTCGCTAGATATGTTACTATTCAACTTTCTTCAAGAATTTATTTACTATAAAGATAGCGAATTACTACTGTTGCGTCCGCAACAAGTGAAGTTAGAAGAAAAATCAGAAATATACCACCTTCAAGCAGTTACCCAAGGAGAAAAGCTTGATCCGAAGAAGCATCATCAGCGCGTAGATGTGAAAGCTGTAACTTTACATCGTTTCCAATTAGAAAAAACTGCTAATGGTTGGCAAGCTATAGTAATTTTGGACATTTAA